The proteins below come from a single Dermatophilaceae bacterium Soc4.6 genomic window:
- a CDS encoding DUF2306 domain-containing protein: MTRSTSRWVPAGLIALATVPVVAGTARLVEVLGGPDLIPTDARFAAAPVPVVVHVVSAIGYALLGAFQFSAGIRRRHPGRHRRAGRVLVALGIGVAGSALWLTLAYPRKDGTGDLLYVFRLLFAAGMAAAIVLGLAAIRRGNIARHHAWMTRAYALGLGAGTQAFTVGFGEALLGVGVVRHDLLMGAGWVINLAVAEIIIRRPTGRQTRSTPTRTALAGSP; the protein is encoded by the coding sequence ATGACCCGGTCGACGAGCCGCTGGGTCCCCGCCGGCCTGATCGCCCTGGCCACGGTGCCCGTCGTGGCCGGCACCGCCCGGCTCGTCGAGGTCCTGGGCGGACCAGACCTCATCCCCACCGACGCGCGCTTCGCCGCCGCTCCGGTCCCGGTCGTCGTCCACGTCGTGTCGGCCATCGGCTACGCCCTACTCGGCGCGTTCCAGTTCTCCGCCGGCATCCGCCGTCGCCACCCCGGGCGGCACCGTCGAGCGGGGCGGGTCCTGGTCGCACTCGGCATCGGGGTCGCCGGGTCAGCGCTGTGGCTGACACTGGCCTACCCGCGCAAGGATGGCACCGGTGACCTCCTGTACGTGTTCCGGCTCCTGTTCGCCGCCGGCATGGCCGCCGCCATCGTCCTCGGGCTCGCCGCGATCCGTCGTGGAAACATCGCCCGGCACCATGCCTGGATGACCCGCGCCTACGCCCTCGGACTCGGCGCCGGCACCCAAGCCTTCACCGTCGGGTTCGGCGAAGCCCTGCTCGGTGTCGGTGTCGTCCGCCACGACTTATTGATGGGCGCCGGCTGGGTCATCAACCTCGCCGTCGCCGAGATCATCATTCGCCGCCCCACCGGACGGCAGACACGCAGCACGCCGACCCGCACAGCCCTGGCCGGGTCGCCATGA
- a CDS encoding ATP-binding cassette domain-containing protein, with product MITIESLTRTYGGFTAVDDVSFTALPGRVTGFLGPNGAGKSTTMRILVGLTRATSGNATVSGVNYVDLPNPGLEVGVLLDASAQHTGRTGREILTIAQRFMGLPRNRVEVMLDVVSLSPQEASRRVRDYSLGMRQRLGIATALIGEPRILILDEPANGLDPAGIRWMRGLLRDYADRGGTVLLSSHLLHEIEVIADDLVMIGNGRIVAQGAKDDLLRSAGSTLRALDRHGVARALLNAGVTSTPVGADGLLADAEPAQVGGIAFAAGIPLLELRPADGAGLEEMFLALTAETQRDSISRSHLQGAGT from the coding sequence ATGATCACCATTGAATCACTCACCAGGACGTACGGCGGCTTCACCGCGGTCGACGACGTCAGTTTCACCGCCCTTCCCGGCCGGGTGACCGGGTTCCTCGGCCCCAACGGAGCCGGGAAATCCACCACCATGCGGATCCTTGTCGGACTCACCAGAGCAACGTCGGGCAACGCCACCGTCTCGGGGGTCAACTACGTCGACCTACCAAACCCGGGCCTCGAGGTCGGCGTCCTTCTAGACGCCTCCGCCCAGCACACCGGCCGCACCGGCCGAGAAATACTAACCATCGCCCAACGGTTCATGGGGCTCCCGCGCAACCGGGTTGAGGTGATGCTCGACGTCGTCAGCCTGTCTCCTCAAGAGGCGTCACGGCGGGTCCGCGACTACTCCTTGGGCATGCGGCAACGCCTCGGCATCGCGACCGCTCTGATTGGCGAACCCCGAATCCTGATCCTGGATGAGCCCGCCAACGGCCTGGACCCCGCCGGGATCCGCTGGATGCGCGGTCTGCTGCGCGACTACGCCGATCGAGGAGGCACAGTTCTACTCTCCTCGCACCTGCTCCACGAGATCGAGGTCATCGCCGACGACCTCGTGATGATCGGCAACGGCCGCATCGTGGCCCAGGGCGCCAAGGACGACCTCCTGCGATCCGCTGGCTCCACGCTGCGCGCCCTCGACCGCCATGGCGTCGCCCGGGCACTGTTGAACGCCGGAGTCACCTCAACCCCCGTGGGGGCCGACGGGCTGCTCGCCGACGCCGAGCCGGCACAGGTCGGTGGCATCGCCTTCGCCGCCGGCATACCGCTCCTCGAGCTGCGCCCCGCCGACGGAGCCGGACTCGAGGAAATGTTCCTCGCCCTGACCGCCGAAACCCAACGAGACAGCATCAGCCGCAGCCACCTCCAAGGAGCAGGTACATGA
- the mobF gene encoding MobF family relaxase translates to MSIHKLSAGSGYDYLTRQVAAHDATDKGHTGLASYYADKGETPGRWVGSGMAGIDGLDVGDEVTANQMANLFGVGYHPLAQERWAQLEGPDATDSELRAAMRLGAPFRIYPTNATPFQVEVATRIAALSTAAGGEVSLQDRARIRTEVAVEVFRAAHGRDPADAREVAATVAKHTRPRTNAVSGYDLTFSPVKSVSTLWAVADPATAAAIERAHHAAVTDALTFLERHALFTRLGTDGVRQVEVRGLVAAAFTHRDSRAGDPDLHTHVAVANKVQTLASHRGDGADGTPDGGGRWLSIDGRILFQAVVTASETYNTALERHLHHDLGLHFATRTDQSDQPARPDQRAGQDRQHGGYDGSRKRPVREVVGVDDRLNQAWSSRRTAIVARQGDLARAFQRDHGRPPTPIEAIQLAQQATLETRDRKKHPRSLTQQRTTWRAQAARVLGSEHAIEQMVHTALHPGQSPTATTGVTTRLDTSWLDTTAAGVVAAVEARRSTWQVWHVRAEAHRALRSSPDLTLTPVQAEQVVDLLVDAALERHSVALTARDHPDSDRARGIREPDPLRRRDGSSVYTVAGTQQYTSTRILAAEARLLATAGRTDGRTATTADVDLALLEAAAHGVTLNPGQADLVRQMATSGARLQLAIAPAGSGKTTALHALTSAWTTSGGSVVGLAPSAAAAAVLHDHLHPTSDRSATGTTTDTLAKLVWSIRQLHPDQHPTTHTPSSPGAGRVPQWVRRIRPGTLVVIDEAGMADTLSLDTAVAFVTARGGSVRLIGDDQQLAAIGAGGILRDLAATHGAVRLDELLRFTTPGEGAASLALRDGRPEALGFYLDHHRVHVGDPTTSLDDVLTAWADDRAQGLDALMLAPTRDLVADLNHRARTHRLAHDHPRNRHESPLSKDPQDQLREVHLADGNTASIGDVVITRTNDRRLRIGGSGANSRAGRGGGGDWVKNGDRWSIRTVHDHGALTVEHRQHGLLVTLPADYVTASVELGYATTINAAQGVTADTVYGLLTGTESRQQLYTMLTRGRHANHVHVQVTGDGDPHTAIHPDTLTPRTATDILETVLARDDTPTSATTLRRQQTDPAHLLGQAAALYTDAIHAAAEHHFGPTHLPAIEQAASAIGRDGLVHDPRDHRDARDASVTSAELTEQPAWPTLRARLLLLAAHDVDPVTMLRIVAARAPLADAHDPAAVIAWRLDDPDPHYDPALNGVGPPPQPLPWLPRIPPTLAAHPEWGPYLTRRANLVRDLTTEVHTIASTASPPGTGEVPVWGRPGGTALDPSLAGDLAVWRAATAVGPDDHRPTRPAQRAQTAARWQRHLDARVTTAQLHDRTTSDGRPVTPSAREWAAVLSHLHPVPPTASAVHVTAQLAEHLVALAAAGLDPATHLTRALATGPLPDDHPVAALWWRIHTQLTPAEQTLITLPPHEGWPRKVYGEPEPSRPRPPTADTGRARLRAAAHERHQPPSSFGDRPLSPSR, encoded by the coding sequence ATGTCGATCCACAAGCTCAGCGCGGGTAGCGGGTACGACTACCTGACCCGTCAGGTCGCGGCCCACGACGCGACCGACAAGGGCCACACCGGGCTCGCCTCCTACTACGCCGACAAGGGCGAGACCCCGGGCCGGTGGGTCGGGTCCGGGATGGCCGGCATCGACGGACTGGACGTCGGGGACGAGGTCACCGCGAACCAGATGGCCAACCTGTTCGGCGTCGGCTACCACCCCCTCGCGCAGGAACGTTGGGCCCAGCTCGAGGGGCCCGACGCCACCGACAGCGAGCTGCGGGCGGCGATGCGGCTCGGGGCGCCGTTCCGGATCTACCCCACCAACGCGACGCCGTTCCAGGTCGAGGTCGCCACCCGGATCGCCGCCCTCAGCACGGCCGCAGGAGGGGAGGTCTCGCTGCAGGACCGGGCCCGGATCCGCACCGAGGTTGCGGTCGAGGTCTTCCGCGCCGCCCACGGGCGGGACCCTGCCGACGCCCGGGAGGTCGCGGCGACGGTCGCGAAGCACACCCGTCCGCGGACGAACGCGGTCTCCGGGTACGACCTGACGTTCTCCCCCGTCAAGTCCGTCAGCACCCTGTGGGCGGTCGCCGACCCCGCGACCGCCGCGGCCATCGAACGGGCCCACCACGCCGCCGTGACCGACGCGTTGACGTTCCTCGAACGGCACGCCCTGTTCACCCGACTCGGGACGGACGGGGTGCGGCAGGTCGAGGTCCGCGGCCTCGTCGCGGCCGCGTTCACCCACCGCGACTCCCGCGCCGGCGACCCCGATCTGCACACCCATGTCGCCGTCGCCAACAAGGTCCAAACCCTCGCCAGTCATCGCGGTGACGGCGCTGACGGCACCCCCGACGGTGGTGGACGGTGGCTGTCCATCGACGGGCGGATCCTGTTCCAGGCCGTCGTCACCGCGTCCGAGACCTACAACACCGCCCTCGAACGCCACCTCCACCACGACCTCGGCCTGCACTTCGCCACCCGGACCGACCAATCCGACCAGCCCGCCCGGCCCGACCAGCGAGCCGGTCAGGACCGGCAGCACGGCGGGTACGACGGCTCCCGCAAGCGCCCCGTCCGGGAGGTCGTCGGCGTCGACGACCGCCTCAACCAGGCGTGGTCCTCACGGCGGACCGCGATCGTGGCCCGCCAGGGCGACCTCGCCCGTGCGTTCCAGCGAGACCACGGCCGACCACCGACTCCGATCGAGGCGATCCAGCTCGCGCAGCAGGCAACGCTGGAGACTCGCGACCGCAAGAAGCACCCCCGCAGCCTCACCCAGCAACGCACCACCTGGCGGGCGCAAGCGGCCCGGGTCCTCGGCAGCGAGCACGCTATCGAGCAGATGGTCCACACCGCCCTGCACCCGGGGCAATCCCCCACTGCAACAACCGGTGTGACGACCCGGCTCGACACCTCGTGGCTCGACACGACCGCGGCCGGTGTCGTCGCGGCCGTAGAGGCCCGCCGCAGCACCTGGCAGGTCTGGCACGTCCGGGCCGAAGCTCACCGCGCGCTGCGGTCCAGCCCCGACCTGACCCTCACCCCCGTGCAGGCCGAGCAGGTCGTCGACCTGCTCGTCGACGCCGCACTCGAGCGCCATAGCGTCGCCCTGACCGCCCGCGACCACCCCGACAGTGATCGGGCCCGCGGCATCCGCGAACCCGATCCGCTGCGCCGGCGTGACGGTTCCAGCGTCTACACCGTCGCCGGAACCCAGCAGTACACCTCGACCCGGATCCTCGCGGCCGAGGCGCGGCTGCTGGCGACCGCCGGCCGCACCGACGGCCGGACCGCGACCACCGCTGATGTCGACCTGGCCCTCCTCGAAGCCGCCGCCCACGGCGTCACGCTCAACCCCGGACAGGCGGACCTTGTCCGGCAGATGGCGACGTCTGGCGCTCGGCTCCAGCTCGCGATCGCCCCGGCTGGGTCGGGGAAGACCACCGCCCTGCACGCCTTGACATCAGCGTGGACCACGAGCGGCGGCAGCGTCGTTGGGCTCGCCCCCTCCGCCGCGGCCGCCGCCGTCCTGCACGACCACCTCCACCCCACGAGCGACAGAAGCGCGACCGGCACCACGACCGACACCTTGGCCAAGCTGGTCTGGTCCATCCGCCAGCTTCACCCCGACCAGCACCCCACCACCCACACCCCGTCGTCACCGGGGGCAGGGCGGGTGCCGCAGTGGGTGCGCCGCATCAGGCCGGGCACCCTGGTGGTCATCGACGAGGCCGGGATGGCTGACACCCTCTCCCTCGACACCGCCGTCGCGTTCGTCACCGCCCGCGGCGGCAGTGTCCGGCTCATCGGTGACGACCAGCAACTCGCCGCGATCGGCGCCGGCGGGATCCTGCGCGACCTCGCCGCCACCCACGGCGCGGTCCGCCTCGACGAGCTCCTCCGGTTCACCACCCCCGGGGAGGGCGCCGCGTCCCTCGCCCTCCGGGACGGGCGACCGGAGGCGCTCGGGTTCTACCTCGACCACCACCGCGTCCACGTCGGCGACCCCACCACCAGCCTGGACGACGTCCTGACCGCGTGGGCCGATGACCGCGCCCAGGGCCTCGACGCCCTGATGCTCGCGCCCACCCGCGACCTCGTCGCCGACCTCAACCACCGCGCCCGCACCCACCGCCTGGCACACGACCACCCCCGCAACCGCCACGAGTCGCCACTGTCGAAGGACCCCCAGGATCAGCTGCGGGAGGTCCACCTCGCGGACGGGAACACCGCCTCCATCGGGGACGTCGTCATCACCCGCACCAACGACCGCCGCCTCCGGATCGGCGGGTCTGGCGCCAACAGCCGTGCCGGGAGGGGTGGTGGGGGTGACTGGGTCAAGAACGGTGACCGGTGGAGCATCCGCACCGTGCACGACCACGGAGCCCTGACGGTGGAGCACCGCCAGCACGGGCTGCTCGTCACCCTCCCAGCCGACTACGTGACCGCGTCGGTCGAGCTGGGCTACGCCACCACAATCAACGCCGCCCAGGGCGTCACCGCCGACACCGTCTACGGCCTGCTCACCGGCACCGAGTCGCGTCAGCAGCTGTACACGATGCTCACCCGCGGCCGTCACGCCAACCACGTCCACGTCCAAGTCACCGGCGACGGCGACCCCCACACCGCGATCCACCCCGACACCCTCACCCCGCGGACCGCGACCGACATCCTCGAGACCGTCCTCGCCCGCGACGACACCCCGACCTCCGCGACCACCCTGCGACGGCAGCAGACCGACCCCGCCCACCTCCTCGGGCAGGCCGCCGCCCTCTACACCGACGCCATCCACGCCGCCGCCGAGCACCATTTCGGACCCACCCACCTGCCCGCCATCGAGCAGGCCGCGTCAGCGATCGGACGCGACGGGCTGGTCCACGACCCCCGCGACCACCGCGACGCACGGGACGCATCCGTCACATCCGCGGAGCTGACCGAGCAACCCGCCTGGCCCACCCTGCGCGCCCGGCTGCTCCTGCTCGCCGCGCACGACGTCGACCCCGTGACGATGCTGCGGATCGTCGCTGCCCGGGCACCGCTGGCAGACGCTCACGACCCCGCCGCTGTCATCGCCTGGCGCCTCGACGACCCCGATCCCCACTACGACCCCGCCCTCAACGGGGTCGGCCCCCCACCGCAACCACTGCCCTGGCTCCCGCGCATCCCGCCCACCCTCGCCGCCCACCCCGAATGGGGTCCCTACCTCACCCGCCGCGCGAACCTCGTCCGCGACCTCACCACCGAGGTCCACACCATCGCCAGCACCGCCAGTCCCCCCGGTACCGGGGAGGTCCCCGTGTGGGGGCGACCCGGCGGGACTGCTCTCGACCCATCGTTGGCTGGGGACCTCGCCGTATGGCGGGCCGCCACCGCCGTCGGACCCGACGACCACCGCCCCACCCGACCCGCGCAACGAGCCCAGACGGCTGCCCGTTGGCAGCGCCACCTCGACGCCCGCGTCACCACCGCCCAGCTCCACGACCGCACCACCAGCGACGGGCGACCCGTCACCCCGAGCGCCCGGGAGTGGGCCGCCGTCCTGTCCCACCTCCACCCCGTCCCGCCGACCGCCAGCGCTGTGCACGTCACCGCCCAGCTCGCCGAGCACCTGGTCGCCCTGGCCGCCGCCGGCCTCGACCCCGCCACCCACCTCACCCGGGCCCTGGCCACCGGTCCGCTACCAGACGACCACCCCGTCGCCGCCCTGTGGTGGCGCATCCACACCCAGCTGACCCCAGCCGAACAGACCCTCATCACGCTGCCCCCTCACGAAGGATGGCCCCGCAAGGTCTACGGGGAACCCGAACCCAGCCGTCCCCGCCCACCGACCGCGGATACCGGCCGCGCGCGGCTGAGGGCCGCCGCCCACGAACGACACCAACCACCCAGCAGCTTCGGAGACAGGCCACTGAGCCCCAGCCGCTGA
- a CDS encoding ABC transporter permease: MTTLKTATTPRTMTGAQGTHGRIPLSRITSTELRKMFDTRSGFWLLASIGILAVLTSAAVIAFASTDGLVYTSFAVAISFTMTVILPIIAILSVTSEWSQRSGLTTFTLVPHRARIITAKAIACVGVAAATIPLAFAAGALGNFLGATIAGVQPVWDLTATHMLTLLLANVLALMVGFMLGVVIRSSAGALVGYFIYSFVLPTLSTVLATSQDWFRDLQPWIDFKYAGGTLIDGTLTSQQWAHLGVSAIIWVVVPLTVGLRLVLRTEVK; encoded by the coding sequence ATGACGACCCTGAAGACCGCGACCACGCCCCGAACGATGACGGGTGCGCAGGGGACTCACGGGCGGATCCCACTCAGCCGCATCACCAGCACCGAGCTGCGCAAGATGTTCGACACCCGGTCCGGGTTCTGGTTGCTGGCCAGCATCGGCATCCTCGCAGTCCTCACCAGCGCGGCGGTGATCGCTTTCGCCTCCACGGACGGCCTCGTCTACACCTCCTTTGCCGTCGCGATCAGCTTCACGATGACCGTGATCCTGCCCATCATCGCGATCCTGTCCGTGACCAGCGAATGGAGCCAACGCAGCGGGCTGACCACCTTCACCCTCGTGCCGCACCGCGCCCGGATCATCACCGCGAAGGCCATCGCCTGTGTGGGTGTCGCCGCCGCCACCATCCCCCTCGCCTTCGCGGCCGGGGCCCTCGGGAACTTTCTCGGAGCAACGATCGCCGGCGTCCAACCCGTGTGGGACCTGACAGCAACCCACATGCTCACGCTCCTCCTGGCCAACGTCCTCGCTCTCATGGTCGGCTTCATGCTCGGCGTGGTGATCCGAAGCTCGGCCGGTGCACTGGTGGGCTACTTCATCTACTCCTTCGTACTGCCGACCCTGTCGACCGTCCTGGCCACCTCACAGGACTGGTTCCGCGACCTACAACCCTGGATCGACTTCAAGTACGCCGGCGGGACATTGATCGACGGCACCCTGACCAGCCAGCAATGGGCCCATCTGGGGGTCAGCGCCATCATCTGGGTGGTCGTCCCTCTGACCGTCGGGCTCAGGCTCGTCCTCAGGACCGAGGTCAAGTAG